A stretch of the Papaver somniferum cultivar HN1 chromosome 6, ASM357369v1, whole genome shotgun sequence genome encodes the following:
- the LOC113290162 gene encoding uncharacterized protein LOC113290162, translating into MEKMDLMDSFSAAAASGSSSSALNLSFCTSSRTFEVEIYCSDLGMWNSFEVTSSEEITWDGMQCKDIVTHNGISCWIVEGNRVVAYDPNTENHEIKDSHQCRLIDLPAISGPNRHFECFGVSGGLLSYSRCHDGMLQNWVLDEEEYKRGSWVWKLVNSSNVTDILLDEDCQDERVRKLFSAGNMVYDLEPLAFIPVEPDTMILGYDAKSIFAYSIKTRILRVVTGEYIQWVSPFVVAPWPRDV; encoded by the exons ATGGAGAAGATGGATTTGATGGAttctttttctgctgctgctgcttctggtTCGTCTTCATCGGCTTTGAATTTGT CTTTTTGTACTAGCAGTAGAACATTTGAGGTAGAAATTTACTGTTCTGATTTGGGTATGTGGAATTCCTTTGAAGTTACAAGCTCTGAGGAAATCACCTGGGATGGGATGCAATGCAAGGATATTGTTACCCATAATGGTATCTCTTGCTGGATTGTTGAAGGAAATCGAGTAGTAGCATATGATCCCAATACTGAGAATCACGAAATAAAAGACTCTCACCAGTGCAGGTTGATCGATTTGCCTGCAATCAGTGGACCTAATAGACACTTCGAATGCTTTGGGGTGTCGGGAGGGCTACTCAGTTATAGCAGATGTCATGACGGAATGTTACAGAATTGGGTATTGGATGAAGAAGAGTATAAGAGAGGATCATGGGTTTGGAAGTTGGTTAACAGCTCCAACGTTACTGACATCTTACTGGATGAAGATTGCCAGGATGAGCGTGTCAGAAAACTATTTTCTGCTGGTAATATGGTTTATGACTTGGAACCGCTAGCATTCATTCCAGTGGAGCCGGATACAATGATCTTGGGCTACGACGCTAAATCCATTTTTGCTTACAGCATCAAAACCAGAATACTCAGGGTTGTCACCGGTGAATATATACAATGGGTCTCCCCATTTGTGGTTGCACCATGGCCGAGGGATGTTTGA